From Vulpes vulpes isolate BD-2025 chromosome 7, VulVul3, whole genome shotgun sequence, one genomic window encodes:
- the LOC140599560 gene encoding ubiquitin carboxyl-terminal hydrolase 17-like protein 6: MEAAHLPRSEEPQFSASPKPQSCWSRRGGAEVHGGPSVPERTSPASKTLSSPTDPLAPAAPGLPPTKTPLSWKSLSQVGAGLQNMGNTCYVNATLQCLTYTEPFASYMLSQQHGTTCRKQTSCMLCTLQAHVTRVLCRPGRVLRPLPLLLAAFHRGKQEDAHEYLMFILDAMQQACLPEDKSSDPERPQDSTLIQQLFGGYWKSQIQCLHCQGISSTLEPYLDISLDIGAAQSVSQALEQLVKPQLLEGENAYHCSKCLEKVLASKVLTLHTSPKVLILALKRFSDLTGHKMTKEVQYPERLDMQHYLSEQRAGPLVYVLYAVLVHAGRSCHSGHYFCFVKAGNGQWYKMDDAKVSACDVTYALSQPAYVLFYMQKTDLERDLRRESVEGGLASPEADPTVVGEASGEPATDPSVNLPELEERGEETSRQQMTLDQWRCLQERNRPKPELNVRRREIALPEDAVILHHSKYTPEMPKNHPQQTFDLLTTAAGMIPPQVAGDVAKVPRGAGASAWKGHRIAPMNSSRTELLEQEVRQLQLALQRRDVISICSFLDDYHGFATTD; encoded by the exons ATGGAGGCTGCCCACCTCCCCCGCTCAGAGGAGCCTCAGTTCAGTGCCTCTCCCAAACCCCAGTCATGCTGGTCAAGGAGAGGCGGTGCTGAAGTCCATGGAGGACCCTCTGTGCCCGAGAGGACATCCCCTGCATCAAAGACACTCTCCTCCCCGACTGACCCGTTGGCTCCCGCAGCACCAGGGCTGCCTCCCACCAAGACGCCTCTGAGTTGGAAGAGCCTTTCCCAGGTGGGCGCTGGGCTTCAGAACATGGGCAACACTTGCTATGTGAATGCGACCCTGCAGTGTCTGACCTACACAGAGCCCTTCGCCAGCTACATGCTGTCCCAGCAGCACGGGACCACCTGTAGGAAGCAGACATCCTGCATGCTGTGTACTCTGCAGGCTCACGTGACGCGGGTTCTCTGCCGTCCTGGACGTGTGCTCCGGCCCCTGCCACTCCTGCTCGCCGCCTTCCACAGAGGCAAGCAGGAAGATGCCCATGAGTATCTCATGTTCATTCTGGATGCAATGCAGCAAGCATGCTTGCCTGAGGACAAGTCCTCAGACCCTGAGCGTCCTCAGGACAGCACCCTCATCCAGCAACTCTTTGGGGGGTACTGGAAGTCGCAAATCCAGTGTCTCCACTGCCAAGGCATTTCGAGCACTCTGGAACCTTACCTGGACATCAGCCTGGACATCGGGGCTGCTCAGAGTGTCAGCCAAGCTTTGGAGCAGTTGGTGAAGCCCCAACTGCTGGAAGGTGAAAATGCCTACCATTGTAGTAAGTGTCTAGAGAAGGTGCTTGCGTCCAAGGTGTTGACTTTGCACACTTCCCCGAAGGTCCTCATCCTGGCCTTGAAACGATTCTCAGACTTGACAGGCCACAAAATGACTAAGGAGGTGCAATATCCTGAGCGCCTTGACATGCAACACTACCTgtctgagcagagggcaggaccCTTGGTTTATGTGCTCTATGCCGTGCTGGTGCATGCTGGGAGGAGTTGCCACAGTGGACATTACTTCTGTTTTGTAAAGGCAGGAAATGGCCAGTGGTATAAAATGGATGATGCTAAGGTCAGCGCCTGTGATGTGACTTATGCGCTGAGCCAACCTGCCTATGTCCTCTTTTATATGCAGAAGACTGATCTGGAAAGAGACCTTAGGAGGGAGTCAGTCGAGGGAGGACTCGCATCTCCCGAGGCAGATCCCACGGTGGTGGGTGAGGCCTCAGGAGAGCCAGCAACGGATCCCTCCGTGAACCTTCCTGAGTTGGAGGAGCGTGGGGAAGAGACCTCAAGGCAACAAATGACATTAGACCAGTGGAGATGCCTCCAAGAACGCAACCGACCTAAGCCTGAACTCAAtgtcaggagaagagaaattgCCCTTCCTGAGGACGCAGTCATCCTTCACCACTCCAAATACACACCTGAGATGCCGAAGAATCATCCTCAACAGACCTTCGACCTGCTCACCACTGCAGCTGGGATGATCCCACCTCAGGTGGCCGGGGACGTGGCCAAAGTCCCGCGT GGTGCAGGGGCCTCGGCCTGGAAGGGGCATCGGATCGCCCCGATGAACTCCAGCCGGACGGAGCTGCTGGAGCAGGAAGTCCGACAATTGCAGCTCGCCTTGCAGCGCAGGGACGTCATCTCAATTTGCAGCTTCTTAGACGACTATCATGGATTCGCCACCACGGACTAG